One region of Armigeres subalbatus isolate Guangzhou_Male chromosome 3, GZ_Asu_2, whole genome shotgun sequence genomic DNA includes:
- the LOC134226754 gene encoding dynein light chain Tctex-type — MDDGREEHQFVVDDVSKIIKEAIETTIGGNAYQNDKVNNWTGSVVETCLSVLTKLQKPYKYIVTCMIMQKNGAGLHTASSCFWNNETDGSCTVRWENKTMYCIVSVFGLSI, encoded by the exons CATCAATTTGTCGTGGATGATGTGAGTAAAATTATCAAGGAAGCTATTGAGACTACCATCGGAGGCAATGCGTATCAAAATGACAAAGTGAACAACTGGACAGGGTCGGTGGTGGAAACGTGCCTCAGTGTGCTGACGAAACTGCAAAAACCCTACAAATATATCG TTACCTGTATGATCATGCAGAAAAACGGTGCTGGACTGCACACGGCTAGCTCTTGCTTCTGGAACAACGAAACGGACGGCTCCTGCACGGTACGTTGGGAAAATAAGACGATGTACTGCATCGTGTCGGTGTTTGGACTGTCCATTTAA